One Bombus terrestris chromosome 15, iyBomTerr1.2, whole genome shotgun sequence genomic window, GCTCCCTCAATTTCAGGAACTTTTTCAGATATACCCTCTGTGTTGTTCGAGTTCGAAGTTCCAACTACAGGTTTCTCTGATCCAACAATTTCTCCAAATAGCCCCTCTATGATGTTGGGCTCCGAAGTTCCTTCGGCAGCTTCCTCCATTTCAGGAATTTTTTCAGATATCCCCACTGTGATGTTGGGCATCGAAGTTTTGTGGGCGGCTTCTTTAGATTGAGAAGTCTGTTCAGATATGCCCTTTGTGATGTTAGGTGCTAAAGTTTCATTGAGAGCCCCCTCAATTTCAGGATCTTTTTCAGATATACCCTCTGTGTTGTTGGAGTTCGAAGTTCCAACTACAGGTTTCTCCGACCCAACAATTTCTCCAAATAGTCCTTCTATGATGTTGGGCTCCGAAGTTCCTTCGGCAGCTTCCTCCATTTCAGGATTTTTTTCAGATATCCCCACTGTGATTTTGGGAATCGAAGTTTTGTGGGCGGCTCCTTTAGATTGAGAACTCTGTTCTGATATTCCCTCTGAGATGTTGGGCATCGAAGTTTCGTGAATAGCTTTTTCAGATTGAGACGTCTGTTCAGATATGCCCTCTGTGATGTTAGGTGCTAAAGTTCCATTGAGAGCTTCCTCAATTTCAGGAATTTTTTCAGAGATACCCTCTGTGATGTTGGAGTTCGAAGTTCCAACTATAGGTTTCTCCGATCCAACAATTTCTCCAAATAGTCCTTCTATGATGTTGGGCTCCGAAGTTCCTCCGGCAGCTTCCTCCATTTCAGGAATTTTTTCAGATATTCCCTCTGAGATGTTGGGCATCGAAGTTTCGTGAATGGCTTTTTCAGATTGAGGAGTCCGTTCAGATATGCCCTTTGTGATGTCAGGTGCTAAAGTTCCATTAAGGGCTCCCTCAATTTTAGGAACTTTTTCAGATATACCGTCTGTGTTGTTGGAGTTAGAAGTTCCAACTATAGGTTTCTCCGATCCAACAATTTCTCCAAATATTCCTTCTATGATGTTGGGCTCCGAAGTTTCTTCGGCAGCTTCCTCCATTTCAGGAATTTTTTCAGATATCCCCACTGTAATGTTGGGCATCGAAGTTTTGTGGGCGGCTTCTTTAGATTGAGGAGTCTGTTCTGATATTCCCTCTGAGATGTTGGGCATCGAAGTTTCGTGGTCGGTTTCTTTAGATTGAGGAGTCTGTTCAGATATGCCCTCTGTGATGTTAGGTGCTAAAGTTCCATTGACGGCTTCCTCAATTTCAGGAACTTTTTCAGATATACCCTCTGTGATGTTGGAGTTCGAAGTTCCAACTACAGGTTTCTCCGATCCAATAATTTCTCCAAATAGTCCTTCTATGATGTTGGGCTCCGAAGTTCCTTCGGCAGCTTCCTCCATTTCAGGAATTTTTTCAGATATTCCCACTGTAATGTTGGGCATCGAAGTTTTGTGGGCGGCTTCTTTAGATTGAGGAGTCTGTTCTGATATTCCCTCTGATATGTCGGGCATCGAAGTTTCGTGAATGGCTTTTTCAGATTGTGGAGTCTGTTCAGATATGCCCTTTGTGATGTTAGGTGCTAAAGTTCCATTGAGAGCTCCTTCAATTTCAGGAACTTTTTCAGATATACCCTCTGTGATATTGGAGTTCGAAGTTCCAACCACAGGTTTCTCCGATCCAACAATTTCTCCAAATAGTCCTTCTATGATGTTGGGCATCGAAGTTTCGTGGGCGGCTTCTTTAGATTGAGAAGTCTGTTTAGATATACCCTCGGTGATGTTAGGTGCTAAAGTTTCATCGGTAGCTTCTATAATTTCAGGAACTTTTTCTGATATTCCCTCTGTGCTGTTGGGGATCAAAGTTTCGTGGACGGCTTCTTTAGATTGAAGAGTCTGTTCAGATATTCCCTCTGTGCTGTTGGGGATCAAAGTTTCGTGGGCGGTTTCTTTAGATTGAGGAGTCTGTTCAGATATTCCCTCTGAGATGTTGGGCATGGAAGTTTCGTGGGCGGCTTCTTTAGATTGAGAAGTCTGTTCAGATACGCCCTCAGTGATGTTGGTCATCGAAGTTTCGTGAGTGGCTTTTTCAGATTGAGGAGTCTGTTCAGATATGCCCCCTGTGGTGTTAGGTGCTAATGTTCCATCGACAGTTTCTTCAATATAAGGAATTGTTTCAGATATACTCTCTGTGATTTTGGGGTTCGAAGTTCCGACTACAGGTTTCTCCGATCCAACAATTTCTCCAAATAGCCCTCCTATGATGTTGTGCTCCGAAGTTCCATCGACAGTTTCCCCAATTTCAGGAATTTTTTCAGATATTCCCTCTGAGATGTTGGGGATCGAAGTTTCGTCAGTGGCTTTTTTAGATTGAGAAGTCTGTTCAGATATGCCCACTGTGATGTTAGGTACTAAAGTTCCATCGATAGCTTTCTCAATTTCAGGAATTTTTTCAGATATTCCCTCTGAGATGTTGGGGATCAAAGTTTCGTGAGTGGCTTCTTTAGATTGAGGACTCTGTTCAGATATTCCCTCTGCGATGTTGGGGTTCGAAGTTCCATCGACAGCTTCTTTAGATTGAGGAATCTGTTCAGACATATCCTCTGCTATGTCAGGTGGTAAAGTTCCATCGACAGCTTTCTCAATTTTAGGAATTTTTTCAGATATTCCCTCTGTGATGTTGATAATCGAAGTTTCGTCGTCGGCTTTCTTAGATTCTGGAATTTTTTCAGTTATGGCCTTTGTAATGTTAGGTGCTAAAGTTCCATCGATAGCTTCCTCAATTTTAGGAATTGTTTCAGATATTTCCTCTGTGATGTTGGACTCCGAAGGTCTGTCGACAAATTGTCCAATTTCTGGAATTTCTTCAGATATGTCCTCTGTATCGTTCAATTTCGAAGTTTCGATGGCATATTCTTCAATTTCAGTAATTACGTTAAGTAGATCGTCTGTAATGACAGGTGTCGAAGTTCTGACGGCAGATTGCACAGTTTCAGGACTTTGTCCAGATAGCCCTTTTACGATTTTGGGTTTCATATCTGAAATGACGGGTTTCTCGCTTTCAGGAATTTGTTCAGATATGATCTCTAGGATTGTAGGTGTCGAAGTTGCGATGATAGGTTTATCGATTTTAGGAATTTGTGGACTTATGTCTTCTGTGATGTTGGGTGTCGTAGTTCTGACGGTAAATCTCTCAATTTCAGGAATATTTTCAACTATCTCTTTCGTGATATTCGGTTTCACAACTGCGACGATAGGTTTATCGGGTTCAGGGTTTTGTTCAGTTATATCCTCTGTGATGTTGGGTTTGGTAGTTCCGACGACGGCTCTCTCGGTTTCAGGAACTTGTTCAGATATGCTTTCTGTGATGTTGGGTTGCGAAGTTACGTCGACGGTTTCCACAGTTTTAGAAATTTGTCCAAATAGCCCTTTTGTCACGTTGGGTTTCACATCAGGAATGACAGGTTTCTCGATTTCAATAGTTTGTTCCGGTATGTTTTTTGTGATGTTTGGATTCGAGGTTCCGACCATAGATTTgttaatttgcaaaatttttttAGGCGTGTCTTCTGTGATGTTGGGTTTTAAAATTGTAGTGGTAGGTTTCAAAGTTTTGGCGATAGGTTCCGGTGTTAGGCCTTTGGGTTCCAAAGTTGTGGTGATGGATTCTAAAGGTTTGGCAGTGAGTTTCACAGTTGTGGCATTGGGCTCCAGAGCTGTGCCGTTGGGTTTCAAAATTGCAGAGTTGGGTTTTGGAGCTGtgaaaatttgaattacacCGAGATGAATCATTATAGTAATAATCTATAAACGATAAGAATCTTTGTATTTCTGTTTGCCGATGTTTTCTCTTTtcaagatatttttcttttcttttttaagctaTCGGGATCCGAACGCTAAATTTTTATCTCTACCATTGTTTATACGTATCAACgaaagaattagaaaaatttcCATCATAGTCGGCGATGAGAAAGACCTCCCTTTCTGCAATTTGACCAAAATCTTAATCTCAAACATAGTAAAATCACATCCGCATAATCAACTggatttaattatttctaacgCGTCGACAGACAGAGAGCTtctttttataacgatataaatggTTGTTACAATCACTGCATGATACATAAGGATGATAAGATAGAAAAATGTGCATCCACCTCGATACATATATCGTGAAGATTACTATACCTTGATGCCATTGTGCGAGCGGTTCAGTGACACTGAGCAACGATGTTTCTGGTTTCGGCCCCGGTTTTGACTCGTCTTTCGGTTGCAATTCAGCCGGAGTTAGAGGATCCTGCGGTGGTTGGGAAATTAATGAATCCAGCGGTTGTGGTTCTGGTTGCGGTTTTGGAGATGGTGGTGAAGATGACGGAGACGGTTGTGGGAGCGGTGGTATAGCAGTCTTCTTTAGCGGTTTTCTAGATGTTTGTGATTGTGGTTTTGGCGTTGGTGTTGGTTTTAATTTTGCTTTCGTAGGTGGTGCTTCAGTTTTCTTTAGTGGTTCCTGAAGCGAAGCCGACGGCTGTGGTTTCCTTTTTGCAGGTGGTGCATCTCTTTCCCTGCATTCCGATCTACCACTCTGTTCGGGTGTTACACAGGTTTCTGTGTTGATCGAGAATACCAGATTATTCTCGCACTCATAAACATTTTGAACAAAAGGTAGTCCGAAGAAGATGTTACACTGATAAAATCGCTTGCAGTTGTGGACGTCCGGGAAATGGCCTACATTTTCGCAGTTATACGATGCATGATACGCATACGGGAGTTTCTTCGCGTGCAGGGCTTTTCCCAAGGACCATGGCAAAACTGTGAAATCGAAACGATACTTGCTAGCAGCGTGCTGAATTATTCTGGCACAGGGTGCGTCAGAAGCAtcactctttctttctttgtacaAATATATCTAGATACTAAGCATACGGTCGATAAAACTTCAGATGCTTGCAACAAAAACTAGCCTAGAACaattttactataaaaatgGAGTTTTTCTTCTCCGTCATCGCACGtggaatattattttacttacgTGTTCGTTTCTTAAAATTGTAGCGTAACAAAATAAGGAGGTAGTAGATCGtaattgtaattgaaatttgattAACAATGTACAATGAATTAATCTCTATATGAAGATGCGAATTGTCTCAAAGAGATGTGGGTGGCAAATAAGATATGGACGGTGATGATTTCAACGAAATCTGCTATGGTGACAGTTCTACAAAGTGTTTGCGTTAACGTGATAATTTTTCAcgcatcaaaaaaaaaaaaaaaaaaaaagaaaagaaaaattatgaacAAAGTTTTGGCGGTGTCAAGTGCACAACAAATAGGGATAATGAAAATTCCGAAAATAATTTACTCTCGTAGCGAATCGAACGTTGCATTGACTTCTCTGcgtgaaaatttgttaaatgaatatttttcacgAAACCGCTCTGTTAACAGTAAGTAAAAAGAGAGACAATTCATAgcagaaaatgtataaaataccaGAGATTGCCAGAAGTGCAACGTTTaatctaattatttaaaaaccaGAAGTTCATGGATATGAATCTAGGTGAACAAAGACGACAATGCTCGTTGGCAAATTTTCGTGTTCAAGTGTTCGACTCTCACTTACCTTCATCGGAAACAGAATGTGCACTAATTCCAATCACAGACAGAATGCCGATCACACAGATATTCGTCCACATTATATAATATCGTCCATATTCGTATATAAATTCTAATCGCgtctaaataaaaagaaaaatgacagaAACTATCTCGCTACcggtatatcgttacacgttggaTGGACGAACGTGCAAATCGTCTACGGCGCGAGATTTATGTAGTTTCGGCAAAGATCGTTAAAGGGTGCGATCATAGAAAATTAAAGACTGTCGATTGGTCGATAGGACATAACCGGTCGAATTTATGCCACGTAAAAAAGCGATCGAACAGCTGTCGACGTATGAAGGAACAAAACGAACAAAGGAAGGACAACGTGGAAGAcgcgaaagaaaattatatttctcctTTACTACTCATTGTTTGTATTATCGTTCGTATCGGTGATTTTACAAGGCACGTTCGAGCGGGCTCGTTCGCACGAAAACCGTATCGAAGCAAGCTTTGTTCGATAGATCCGGATACTTCGTCTCAGAGTCCAGTGCTTCCAAACAAGTTGCAAATCGTCGAAGGTATACGGTTCGAACGGCTCCCTCGAACGGTCCAATGTTTAGCCTATGGTGTTTCCTCTAACGTCAGATCGGATCCGCTGCCGAATTCACTCGCTCGGCTTCCGACACTCCAACATTTTTCGCGCCTCCATCTGCAAACGAAACGTAAGAAAGAAACGCTTTTGGTTGGCGATGCTTCTTCcgccttccttttcttccttttccagaAGGCAAAAGTGGCAGCTACACTTCGATATTCTTAGGAAGGAAAACGTTGACAGGAAGATCGTCTTTGTTGAACAGTAGAACTATCTTTCTATAATATCTACGTATGTGTTCTATATACATATCAAGTATAATTTAAACGATACAACGGTGTAATCAGTCGAAGCAAATAAATGGATAGAATTATGCTCTTTTGTAGATAAAAATCGGTATTAACCTTGGCAAAAACAC contains:
- the LOC100644579 gene encoding titin homolog, which gives rise to MWTNICVIGILSVIGISAHSVSDEVLPWSLGKALHAKKLPYAYHASYNCENVGHFPDVHNCKRFYQCNIFFGLPFVQNVYECENNLVFSINTETCVTPEQSGRSECRERDAPPAKRKPQPSASLQEPLKKTEAPPTKAKLKPTPTPKPQSQTSRKPLKKTAIPPLPQPSPSSSPPSPKPQPEPQPLDSLISQPPQDPLTPAELQPKDESKPGPKPETSLLSVTEPLAQWHQAPKPNSAILKPNGTALEPNATTVKLTAKPLESITTTLEPKGLTPEPIAKTLKPTTTILKPNITEDTPKKILQINKSMVGTSNPNITKNIPEQTIEIEKPVIPDVKPNVTKGLFGQISKTVETVDVTSQPNITESISEQVPETERAVVGTTKPNITEDITEQNPEPDKPIVAVVKPNITKEIVENIPEIERFTVRTTTPNITEDISPQIPKIDKPIIATSTPTILEIISEQIPESEKPVISDMKPKIVKGLSGQSPETVQSAVRTSTPVITDDLLNVITEIEEYAIETSKLNDTEDISEEIPEIGQFVDRPSESNITEEISETIPKIEEAIDGTLAPNITKAITEKIPESKKADDETSIINITEGISEKIPKIEKAVDGTLPPDIAEDMSEQIPQSKEAVDGTSNPNIAEGISEQSPQSKEATHETLIPNISEGISEKIPEIEKAIDGTLVPNITVGISEQTSQSKKATDETSIPNISEGISEKIPEIGETVDGTSEHNIIGGLFGEIVGSEKPVVGTSNPKITESISETIPYIEETVDGTLAPNTTGGISEQTPQSEKATHETSMTNITEGVSEQTSQSKEAAHETSMPNISEGISEQTPQSKETAHETLIPNSTEGISEQTLQSKEAVHETLIPNSTEGISEKVPEIIEATDETLAPNITEGISKQTSQSKEAAHETSMPNIIEGLFGEIVGSEKPVVGTSNSNITEGISEKVPEIEGALNGTLAPNITKGISEQTPQSEKAIHETSMPDISEGISEQTPQSKEAAHKTSMPNITVGISEKIPEMEEAAEGTSEPNIIEGLFGEIIGSEKPVVGTSNSNITEGISEKVPEIEEAVNGTLAPNITEGISEQTPQSKETDHETSMPNISEGISEQTPQSKEAAHKTSMPNITVGISEKIPEMEEAAEETSEPNIIEGIFGEIVGSEKPIVGTSNSNNTDGISEKVPKIEGALNGTLAPDITKGISERTPQSEKAIHETSMPNISEGISEKIPEMEEAAGGTSEPNIIEGLFGEIVGSEKPIVGTSNSNITEGISEKIPEIEEALNGTLAPNITEGISEQTSQSEKAIHETSMPNISEGISEQSSQSKGAAHKTSIPKITVGISEKNPEMEEAAEGTSEPNIIEGLFGEIVGSEKPVVGTSNSNNTEGISEKDPEIEGALNETLAPNITKGISEQTSQSKEAAHKTSMPNITVGISEKIPEMEEAAEGTSEPNIIEGLFGEIVGSEKPVVGTSNSNNTEGISEKVPEIEGALNESLAPNITEGISEQTPQSKEAAHETSMPNITVGISKKKPEMEEAAEGTSEPNIIEGLFGEIVGSEKPVVGTSNSNITKGISEKVPEIEGALNGTLAPNITEGISEQTPQSENATHETSMTNISEGISEQSPQSKESAHETSMPNITVGISKKKPEMEEAAGGTSEPNIIEGLFGEIVGSEKPVVGTSNSNITEGISEKVPEIEGALNETLAPNITKGISEQTSQSKEAAHKTSMPNITVGISEKIPEMEEAAEGTSEPNIIEGLFGEIVGSEKPVVGTSNSNNTEGISEKVPEIEGALNETLAPNITEGISEQTPQSKEAAHETSMPNITVGISKKKPEMEEAAEGTSEPNIIEGLFGEIVGSEKPVVGTSNSNITEGISEKVPEIEGALNETLAPNITEGISEQTPQSENATHETSMTNISEGISEQSPQSKESAHETSMPNITVGISKKKPEMEEAAEGTSEPNIIEGLFGEIVGSEKPVVGTSNSNITEGISEKVPEIEGALNGTLAPNITEGISEQTPQSENATHETSMTNITSGISEQTSQSKETEHETSISNISEGISEQSPHSKEAGHKTSMPNSTEGISEKVPEIMEATDETLAPNITEVISKRTPESKGAVNRTPNPNITEDISQEIPESGEAVDRTSTPNITKGISEKIPEIEETIDGTLAPNVTEVISKQTPESKGAVNRTLNLNITEGISEEFPQSKEAVDETSNPNVTKGISEKIPEMEEAVIETSQPNITGVLYDDVAKAGRRDPSNDTDDQHSTNAALSITTVSLPKGINEQQDCVKEGFFPDSEDCSKFYRCVLYGDSLVRYQFSCPVGTFWDDQLETCNFPKRIKSKGLCKRRIYAASLVPEFSKFKIEDSPDIGNLSVDRFCIICPSGFRRHPKYCNIFYQCVNNGDMMVNIMPFACPRGSVFDEEKLLCSSGTDDCAKFSLHKLPDSITVINRLNEVLCTSEGRFPYEEPCSSKYFKCIRNERGALEGYLLDCPPKYAYSPVSGNCVPSETYPYCANYY